GCGGTCGAGCGCATCTACGCGCCCATCGGTCTCGATATCGCCACCGAGACGCCGGCGGAAATCGCCTTGTCGATTCTCGGTGAAGTGATCAAAGTGCGGCGCGGCGGCAAAGCGGCGTCGCTGTCGGGTCATTGAAAATTTTCAACGGCGATGGAACGGATGACCGGGATTATTTATTCCGACTTGGGCCAAGCGTCGTCGTTCATGGCGCTTGAATGGGTGCAAGATTTGCTCAACCAAAGGCTTGGCTATCATCCGTTTCCAGCGACGCTCAATGTCCGGCCCAAGGATTCCAGCGACGCTCAAGTGTGGCGCCGGGTGCAAAGCGATCATGCCGGCACGCCGTTGACCCAAGCGGCGGATGGCCACTGCGGCGCGAAATTATATCGCGTCGAAATTTATGCCGGGGAAGATGCGGCGAAACTTACCGGCGCGGTGTTGCTGCCGGAAGTGAGCGACTATCCGATAGACAAAATTGAAATCGTCGCGCCGGTGCGCTTGAAGGAACATTTTAATTTAACCGACGGCGATCAACTGACATTGGAGTTTCTCAATTGAATAAGCAGAAGCGGCTCATCATCGGCATCTCCGGCGCCACCGGCGCGATCTACGGCGTGCGCATGTTGGAGATTCTTGCCAAGATTGGCGACATCGAAACGCACTTAGTTTTAAGCAAAGCCGGTAAGATGACGATCCAAGTGGAGACGCCCTATTCGGTCAAAGACGTCGAAGCGATGGCCGACGTGGTGCATGACATCAACAATGTCGGCGCCAGCATCTCCAGTGGTTCGTTTCGCACCGCGGGCATGGTGATCGCGCCCTGCTCGATGAAATCCATGGGCGCCATCGCCCATTCGATCGGCGGCGATCTGTTGGTGCGCGCCGCCGATGTCGTGCTCAAGGAACGGAAAAAACTCGTGCTTGTCGTGCGCGAAACGCCGCTTCATCTCGGCCATCTCGAAGCGATGGTGTCGCTGACGCGCATGGGGGCGATCATTTTTCCGCCGGTGCCGGCGTTTTACCATCGGCCGAAAACTTTGGACGACGTGATCAACCAAACCGTGACGCGCATTCTCGACCAGTTCGAGATCGAGGCGGAGCTATTCCATCGCTGGGACGACAAGGGCATGAGCCGCCATCCCGACGCCGGCAAAACCACCAACCTCGCCAGCGCTAAAGTGGGGCAAGTGGCGAAAAAGCAGCGCTGAGATTTCAATTCTCGTTGGCCGCACCCTTCGGCAGGCTCAGGGCAATCGGGAACGCAAAGAGCGCAAAAAAATCCAAGAAGAAAACTGAATCTAGGGGCGCGATTCATCGTGCCCTCATGCCTAACGTAAATTTATGCCGCCACGCAGGGTCAAGAAAACCCTCAGCAAAACTCAGCAGCGCAAAAAACAGCATCTCGAACTTTGTCTCGACACCGAGAGCGTCACTAGCGCTTTAAGCACTGGGCTAGACCGCTATCGTTTCGTGCACAACGCGCTGCCCGAGCTCGATCTCGACGAGATCGATGTCCGCACTTCGTTCCTTGGCAAGCGGCTCAAAGCGCCGATTTTAATTTCTTCCATGACCGGCGGCTTCGATTTGGCGCGCAAGGTCAATCGCAATCTCGCCGCCGCGGCGCAAGAGTTGGGCATCGCCATGGGCGTGGGCTCCCAGCGGGTGGCGATCGAAGAGCCGTCCGCCGCCGCCTCATTCCAAGTGCGTGATCTCGCGCCCGACATTTTGCTGTTTGCCAATTTGGGCGCGGTGCAACTGAACTACGGCTATGGCTTGGGTCAATGCCGGCGCGCGGTCGAGATGATCGGCGCCGACGCGCTGATTCTGCATTTAAATGTTCTCCAAGAAGCGGTGCAGCCGGAAGGCAATCGCAACTTTAAAGGGCTGACGGAAAAGATCGCCGCGATCTGCCGCGCGCTCGGCGTTCCAGTGATCGCCAAGGAAGTTGGCAACGGCATTTCAGTCGATGCCGCGCGCCGGCTTCACAGCGCCGGCGTCAAAGCGATCGACGTCGCCGGCCGCGGCGGCACGTCGTGGTCGGCGGTGGAAGCGCAGCGCGCCGCGCAGCAAGGCAAAGCGGCGGAACGGACTTTTACCGACTGGGGCATTCCCACCGAAGAAGCGCTGGTCAGCGTACGCCAAGCGCTGCCGAACGTTTCGCTCATCGCCTCCGGCGGCATCCGCACCGGTGTCGACATCGCCAAGTCGCTGGCGCTCGGCGCCGACCTCGCGGCGTTCGGCCAGCCGCTCTTGGCGGCGGCTTTGGAGTCGTCGGCGAAGGTGGTAGAATTCATCGGTGGCGTCATCCATGAACTTAAGGTCAGCATGCTCTGCGTCGGCGCGGCGGATCTCCCGGCGCTCAAACGAATCGCTTTGGTGCGTAATTCCGATTGACGCGTTGCCGTTAATTCCGCAGATCTCAGTCTCCAGTCAAGCTTCGCATAAACGTCGTCGCCATGTCTGATGCTTTGAAACAGCAGGTGCTCGATTATTTGAAAGGTCATCGCACCATGACGCTGGCGACCTG
The nucleotide sequence above comes from Deltaproteobacteria bacterium. Encoded proteins:
- a CDS encoding type 2 isopentenyl-diphosphate Delta-isomerase is translated as MPPRRVKKTLSKTQQRKKQHLELCLDTESVTSALSTGLDRYRFVHNALPELDLDEIDVRTSFLGKRLKAPILISSMTGGFDLARKVNRNLAAAAQELGIAMGVGSQRVAIEEPSAAASFQVRDLAPDILLFANLGAVQLNYGYGLGQCRRAVEMIGADALILHLNVLQEAVQPEGNRNFKGLTEKIAAICRALGVPVIAKEVGNGISVDAARRLHSAGVKAIDVAGRGGTSWSAVEAQRAAQQGKAAERTFTDWGIPTEEALVSVRQALPNVSLIASGGIRTGVDIAKSLALGADLAAFGQPLLAAALESSAKVVEFIGGVIHELKVSMLCVGAADLPALKRIALVRNSD
- a CDS encoding DUF120 domain-containing protein — translated: MERMTGIIYSDLGQASSFMALEWVQDLLNQRLGYHPFPATLNVRPKDSSDAQVWRRVQSDHAGTPLTQAADGHCGAKLYRVEIYAGEDAAKLTGAVLLPEVSDYPIDKIEIVAPVRLKEHFNLTDGDQLTLEFLN
- a CDS encoding UbiX family flavin prenyltransferase; translated protein: MNKQKRLIIGISGATGAIYGVRMLEILAKIGDIETHLVLSKAGKMTIQVETPYSVKDVEAMADVVHDINNVGASISSGSFRTAGMVIAPCSMKSMGAIAHSIGGDLLVRAADVVLKERKKLVLVVRETPLHLGHLEAMVSLTRMGAIIFPPVPAFYHRPKTLDDVINQTVTRILDQFEIEAELFHRWDDKGMSRHPDAGKTTNLASAKVGQVAKKQR